One region of Armigeres subalbatus isolate Guangzhou_Male chromosome 3, GZ_Asu_2, whole genome shotgun sequence genomic DNA includes:
- the LOC134221564 gene encoding uncharacterized protein LOC134221564, whose protein sequence is MLEAAMSKFYAIRSKIEEVTEGIDEKGVAESKESSEERTARLEILSERRCKESAEVIAETEDVYCDLRSSLRSLKNESTPGAAPAVQTPVASLPAVNPTSTVKLPELRLPSFSGRLREWVTFRDMFQSLIHRNRQLSDMDKFSYLRSSLVGEALQEVAALEMTSANYAIAWDLLQKRYENRKLIVKAHLDALFAVEPMKRESYEALNHLLSEYDRNLQMMEKIGSIPLTGAPSWFIWCVPD, encoded by the coding sequence ATGCTGGAGGCGGCCATGTCGAAATTCTATGCGATTCGGTCAAAAATCGAAGAGGTAACGGAGGGAATCGACGAAAAAGGAGTAGCAGAATCGAAGGAAAGTTCCGAGGAACGAACTGCCAGATTGGAGATTCTGTCCGAACGGCGATGTAAAGAAAGCGCAGAAGTAATCGCGGAAACCGAAGACGTTTATTGCGATTTGCGTTCATCCTTGCGATCGTTAAAGAACGAATCCACTCCAGGAGCTGCACCTGCAGTACAGACTCCAGTCGCTTCGCTGCCAGCAGTTAATCCTACATCGACAGTGAAGTTGCCAGAACTGCGATTGCCAAGCTTCAGCGGTCGTCTTCGAGAGTGGGTTACTTTTCGAGACATGTTCCAGAGCTTAATCCACCGTAACCGTCAGCTGTCCGACATGGACAAATTTAGCTATTTACGGTCATCTTTAGTGGGTGAAGCATTGCAGGAAGTTGCAGCGCTGGAGATGACATCAGCAAACTACGCTATCGCCTGGGATCTTCTGCAGAAACGCTACGAGAATCGGAAGCTCATAGTGAAGGCCCATCTAGACGCTCTGTTTGCTGTAGAGCCGATGAAGCGCGAAAGCTACGAAGCGCTGAATCACCTACTCAGCGAATATGATCGGAACCTTCAAATGATGGAGAAAATCGGGAGCATACCGCTAACTGGAGCACCATCCTGGTTCATTTGGTGTGTTCCAGATTAG
- the LOC134221565 gene encoding uncharacterized protein LOC134221565, whose amino-acid sequence MPRSLKISSYAEHIQLHVLPKLTSDLPTEYVNVQHLAIPEHLMLADPTFFEPGSIDMIIGAEYYYDLLGGGKIKLCDGGPTLHETVFGWVVSGRVPGSSPVAQRTHSHPITSPDLNDLLTKFWELESCHAGGTLSVEESACEEIFERTTIRNEVGRFVVTLPKKEAVIQRLGDSKANALKRFHGLERRFSTHSALKEAYFDFIEEYKSMGHMEEVLEGEEPVYYLPHHAVLKPDSTTTKLRVVFDASCRTTTGISLNDGLMVGPVVQDDLHTIALRFRFWKHALVADVAKMYRMVGVCRADQLLQCILWRSCPDEPVKSYKLTTVTYGTSAAPYLATKCLQRLGSEGETTHPVAAKTVKKDFYVDDLLTGTDKLDEGKALVADLIDLTNSAGLILRKWSSSSDELLSDVPIGLRDERTSFELDSSTSAVKTLGLIWEPAADIFRLTIPNLGSEASITKRTVLSELAKIFDPLGLIGPVVVQAKIFLQTLWKQKCDWDDSLPEELQRIWTEFRRNLMALDTLTVPRWVSFSNDLATVELHGFCDASNAAYGACLYLRCITSDGTITARLITAKSRVAPLEDLKRKKKVLSTPRLELSAALLLSHLYEKVRHSVQITFQPFFWTDSTIVKYWLASPPSRWQIFVANRVSEIQHITSSGVWNHVAGANNPADIISRGMTPAQLKYETLWFEGPLWLRQDRAMWPSCTVPLPDIEQSLLEERSTVALPARAKSPSELFALRSSFTDLVRLVAYIRRFVHNCSPNNLASKRSGTIKLQELNEATEVLVRLAQGDSFPEEVAALSRSREVKTSSKIHALNPIMVGKTIRVGGRLVHAPIPESRKHPMILHHRHPFTKLVVEHYHRKLFHAGQQLLVASVREKFWPTNARDVARTVCHKCVTCFRNKPTVHEQLMADLPSVRVNPAAVFLKVGVDLCGPFYIKYPVRRSTPVKCFVAIFVCLATKAVHMEVVADLSTQAFLSAFKRFVAVRGKPHVVMCDNATNFVGANRELEELRLQFLDQQFQHTVVRTAAEDEGIQFDFIPARSPNFGGLWEAAVKSFKCHFRKVVGNQQLSYDGLHTIVQQIAAILNSRPLTPLTSDPNDYAALTPGHFLVGRPLTAIPEPDLQEIPENRLYAWQQSQDFVQKLWQKWKTQYLSDLHNRTKWTKKRNNIKIDTMVLVKEDNLPPLKWKLGRVAEIYTGSDGNVRVVDVRTKDGMFKRAISKICVLPIRDNAPTDEEQ is encoded by the coding sequence ATGCCGCGGTCGCTGAAAATCTCCTCCTATGCGGAGCACATTCAGCTACATGTCCTTCCCAAGCTGACATCCGATTTGCCGACCGAATACGTAAATGTGCAGCACTTGGCGATTCCAGAGCACCTGATGTTGGCGGATCCTACGTTCTTTGAGCCTGGATCAATCGATATGATCATCGGTGCTGAGTATTATTACGATTTACTGGGGGGAGGCAAGATCAAACTATGCGACGGTGGACCCACTCTTCATGAAACCGTTTTTGGATGGGTTGTCTCTGGCCGTGTACCTGGATCATCTCCAGTAGCACAACGAACCCATTCTCACCCTATCACTTCTCCTGATCTCAACGATCTGCTCACCAAATTTTGGGAGCTCGAGTCTTGCCACGCTGGAGGCACGTTGTCCGTGGAAGAATCAGCGTGTGAAGAAATATTCGAACGAACTACCATCCGCAATGAAGTTGGTAGATTCGTAGTCACTCTACCAAAGAAGGAAGCTGTCATTCAAAGATTGGGTGACTCCAAGGCTAACGCTTTAAAGCGATTCCATGGACTAGAGCGTCGGTTTTCAACACACAGTGCTTTGAAAGAGGCGTATTTCGACTTCATCGAGGAATACAAGTCCATGGGCCATATGGAAGAAGTACTAGAAGGAGAAGAACCTGTCTACTATTTGCCACATCACGCTGTATTGAAGCCTGACAGCACCACCACAAAACTCCGGGTCGTATTCGACGCTTCATGCCGCACGACAACAGGAATCTCCCTAAATGATGGGTTGATGGTGGGTCCAGTTGTCCAGGATGATCTGCACACCATTGCCTTACGCTTCCGGTTTTGGAAACATGCACTCGTTGCAGACGTGGCAAAAATGTATAGGATGGTAGGCGTTTGCCGTGCGGATCAGTTACTCCAGTGCATCCTTTGGAGATCGTGCCCGGATGAACCCGTCAAATCGTACAAGTTGACCACAGTCACTTATGGAACTAGCGCCGCACCTTACCTTGCAACAAAGTGTCTGCAACGCTTAGGAAGTGAAGGCGAAACAACACATCCTGTCGCCGCAAAGACTGTCAAGAAGGACTTTTACGTCGACGACTTATTAACCGGAACAGATAAACTGGACGAAGGGAAGGCTCTTGTAGCTGATTTAATAGATCTGACAAACTCAGCCGGCTTAATTTTGCGAAAATGGAGCTCCAGCAGCGATGAGTTGCTTTCTGACGTTCCTATTGGGCTTCGGGATGAGCGGACTTCTTTCGAACTGGACTCGTCAACTTCTGCAGTAAAAACGCTTGGTTTGATTTGGGAGCCAGCAGCCGACATCTTCCGACTCACCATACCAAACCTTGGATCGGAGGCAAGTATTACCAAGAGAACCGTATTGTCAGAGCTAGCAAAGATTTTCGACCCACTCGGGTTGATTGGTCCGGTAGTTGTACAAGCAAAAATTTTCCTGCAAACTTTATGGAAGCAGAAATGTGACTGGGACGATTCGCTACCGGAGGAGCTACAGAGGATCTGgaccgaatttcgaaggaatctcATGGCATTGGATACTCTCACCGTACCCCGTTGGGTGTCATTCTCCAACGATCTTGCCACGGTAGAGTTGCATGGGTTCTGTGACGCATCAAATGCCGCTTATGGTGCCTGTCTCTATCTTCGATGTATCACTAGCGATGGTACAATAACTGCTCGGCTTATCACCGCCAAGTCAAGGGTTGCACCACTGGAAGACCTGAAGCGGAAAAAGAAAGTCCTATCAACACCCCGACTCGAACTTTCCGCAGCTCTTTTATTGAGCCATCTATACGAAAAGGTCCGCCATAGCGTTCAGATTACGTTCCAACCGTTCTTTTGGACAGACTCTACAATCGTCAAGTATTGGCTGGCTTCTCCACCATCTCGCTGGCAAATCTTCGTTGCAAATCGTGTTTCGGAGATCCAGCACATTACTAGCAGCGGCGTATGGAACCATGTTGCTGGTGCAAATAATCCCGCAGATATTATCTCGCGTGGAATGACTCCCGCACAGTTAAAATACGAAACGTTGTGGTTTGAAGGCCCACTCTGGTTGCGGCAGGATCGTGCAATGTGGCCCAGCTGTACAGTCCCTCTACCAGACATCGAACAATCCCTTTTAGAAGAACGATCAACTGTTGCGCTGCCAGCTCGAGCGAAATCGCCAAGCGAATTATTCGCTCTTCGGTCTTCGTTCACTGATCTCGTTAGATTAGTTGCATACATCCGTCGATTCGTTCACAACTGTTCACCAAACAACCTCGCCAGCAAACGTTCAGGGACAATCAAGCTGCAGGAGCTGAACGAAGCGACTGAAGTATTAGTTCGCCTAGCCCAGGGGGATAGCTTTCCCGAAGAAGTAGCAGCTTTGTCTCGCAGTCGAGAAGTAAAAACTTCGTCCAAGATTCATGCGCTCAATCCTATTATGGTTGGAAAAACGATTCGAGTTGGCGGCCGGCTTGTTCATGCACCTATCCCGGAGAGTCGCAAACATCCGATGATTTTACATCATCGTCATCCGTTTACCAAATTAGTCGTGGAACACTACCACCGTAAACTTTTCCACGCTGGTCAGCAGCTACTCGTAGCTTCCGTCAGAGAAAAATTCTGGCCCACAAACGCACGCGATGTGGCTCGTACCGTCTGCCACAAGTGTGTAACATGCTTCCGGAACAAGCCAACTGTACACGAGCAACTGATGGCCGATCTTCCGTCCGTTCGAGTCAACCCAGCAGCCGTTTTTCTGAAGGTTGGTGTAGATTTGTGTGGTCCATTCTACATCAAATATCCAGTTCGTCGCAGCACACCAGTGAAATGTTTCGTGGCGATATTTGTATGTCTGGCAACGAAAGCCGTTCACATGGAGGTTGTAGCGGATTTGTCGACGCAAGCTTTCCTTTCTGCTTTCAAGCGATTCGTTGCGGTTCGTGGAAAACCGCATGTGGTCATGTGCGACAATGCCACCAATTTCGTAGGGGCCAACAGAGAATTGGAAGAGTTGCGCCTCCAGTTCCTAGACCAGCAGTTTCAGCATACCGTAGTTCGTACAGCAGCCGAGGATGAAGGAATTCAATTCGACTTCATTCCGGCCCGTTCGCCAAATTTTGGCGGATTATGGGAGGCTGCGGTAAAATCGTTTAAGTGCCACTTTCGTAAGGTCGTTGGGAACCAGCAGCTAAGCTACGACGGGCTACATACTATAGTTCAGCAAATCGCGGCGATTTTGAATTCACGCCCGCTAACTCCTCTCACTAGCGACCCCAACGATTACGCTGCACTGACCCCAGGACACTTCCTCGTAGGAAGACCTCTGACGGCAATTCCGGAACCCGATCTCCAGGAGATACCGGAAAATCGCTTATACGCTTGGCAGCAATCACAAGATTTCGTGCAAAAGCTTTGGCAAAAGTGGAAGACCCAATATCTTTCGGACCTGCACAACAGGACCAAATGGACCAAAAAGCGCAACAACATCAAGATCGACACTATGGTTTTAGTCAAGGAGGATAACCTACCTCCACTAAAATGGAAATTGGGACGAGTGGCAGAaatctacaccggttcggatgGAAACGTCCGAGTAGTGGACGTTCGTACCAAAGATGGGATGTTCAAGAGAGCCATTTCCAAAATATGCGTTCTACCAATTAGGGATAACGCACCCACAGACGAAGAGCAATAA